From Gopherus flavomarginatus isolate rGopFla2 chromosome 7, rGopFla2.mat.asm, whole genome shotgun sequence, the proteins below share one genomic window:
- the RGS1 gene encoding regulator of G-protein signaling 1 has protein sequence MPGLFFSHNHPTELKEADCKLGEGKVHKRKQKAFGADLKSYLKSMVPHLESSNKSNTRNVMLSAEEVMQWSQSLEKLLASQSGQVAFREFLKSEFSEENIEFWLACEDYKKTKSDHLQDKAEKIYEEFVQIDAAKQINIDYHTRKATAKKAQDPTFTSFDEAQKTVYVLMERDSYPRFLKSEAYLNLLNKLQVNGVK, from the exons ATGCCAGGATTATTTTTTTCTCACAACCACCCAACCGAACTGAAAGAAGCAGATTGCAAGCTTGGAGAAGGCAAAGTTCATAAAAGGAAGCAAAAGGCTTT tggtgcagatCTGAAAAGCTATTTGAAGTCCATGGTACCACATCTTGAATCCAGCAACAAGTCTAACACCAGAAATGTGAT GCTTTCTGCAGAAGAGGTGATGCAATGGTCCCAGTCTTTGGAAAAGCTTCTTGCCAGCCAAA GCGGTCAAGTTGCCTTCAGGGAATTTCTGAAGTCAGAATTCAGTGAGGAGAACATTGAGTTCTGGCTGGCTTGTGAGGACTATAAGAAAACTAAGTCTGATCACTTGCAAGACAAGGCAGAGAAGATTTATGAAGAGTTTGTTCAGATAGATGCAGCTAAACAA ATCAATATTGACTATCATACAAGGAAAGCTACAGCTAAAAAGGCTCAAGACCCAACTTTCACAAGTTTTGATGAAGCCCAAAAAACTGTATATGTGCTAATGGAGCGGGACTCGTATCCTAGATTCTTGAAATCAGAAGCCTACCTTAATCTTTTAAACAAGCTTCAGGTCAACGGTGTCAAGTGA